Proteins co-encoded in one Hyalangium ruber genomic window:
- a CDS encoding metallophosphoesterase, producing MPRRPRFQLLAVLLVTAIQLPVVLWLCWHTRTPLPVLGAVLVSVPYLRQLQSPWHSTSPARSTYLALGWWSACLVFDLLMVPAELAVRVGAPWGLAWGLAGVLSLGLGADAVLGRPRLRKRVVRVDGLPAELDGYRIGQISDVHCGPYVSEERVSSWVSRLNALEVDLVAVTGDLITHGSSHVEPVARALGGLRAKDGAFACMGNHDYFTDGEHLVRALERQGLTVLRNRGVVVERGGARLYVAGVDDTWTSRHDLARALAGRPPGAPTVLLAHDPELFPQAQARSVELTLSGHTHGGQLAVPGVRRLSLARFITRWTAGLYRHGRSWLYVNRGVGTTGPPARLGAPAELAVITLRRA from the coding sequence ATGCCCCGACGACCTCGTTTCCAGCTGCTCGCGGTCCTGCTCGTCACCGCCATCCAGCTTCCCGTGGTGCTGTGGCTCTGCTGGCACACGCGCACCCCGCTGCCCGTGCTGGGAGCGGTGCTGGTGTCCGTGCCGTACCTGCGCCAGCTCCAGAGCCCCTGGCACTCCACGTCTCCCGCGCGGTCCACCTACCTGGCGCTGGGGTGGTGGTCCGCTTGCCTGGTGTTCGACCTGCTCATGGTGCCGGCCGAGCTGGCGGTGCGAGTGGGAGCACCCTGGGGGCTGGCCTGGGGGCTGGCGGGAGTCCTCTCGCTGGGGCTCGGCGCGGATGCCGTCCTCGGGCGGCCGAGGCTTCGCAAGCGGGTGGTGCGGGTGGATGGGCTCCCGGCCGAGCTGGACGGCTACCGCATCGGGCAGATCTCCGATGTGCATTGCGGGCCGTATGTCTCCGAGGAGCGTGTCTCGTCCTGGGTCTCCCGACTCAACGCGCTCGAGGTGGACCTGGTGGCGGTCACCGGCGATTTGATTACCCACGGCTCCTCGCACGTGGAGCCCGTGGCGCGGGCGCTGGGGGGCCTGCGCGCGAAGGATGGCGCGTTCGCCTGCATGGGAAACCACGACTACTTCACCGACGGCGAGCACCTCGTTCGGGCGTTGGAGCGGCAGGGACTGACGGTCCTTCGCAACCGAGGCGTGGTGGTGGAGCGGGGTGGGGCGCGCCTGTATGTCGCCGGCGTGGACGATACGTGGACCTCGCGCCATGACCTGGCTCGGGCGCTCGCGGGCCGGCCGCCGGGGGCTCCCACCGTGTTGCTCGCGCATGATCCGGAGTTGTTTCCCCAGGCGCAGGCCCGCTCCGTGGAGCTGACCCTCTCGGGGCACACCCATGGCGGCCAGCTCGCGGTTCCGGGCGTGCGCCGCCTCTCGCTGGCCCGGTTCATCACCCGTTGGACGGCGGGGCTGTATCGGCATGGGCGCTCGTGGCTCTATGTGAACCGAGGAGTCGGTACCACCGGACCGCCCGCGCGGCTGGGGGCTCCGGCGGAGCTGGCGGTCATCACACTGCGCCGGGCGTGA
- a CDS encoding serine/threonine-protein kinase, whose translation MATQRTFLAWEPGCLPPGVEIGAWRVLELRGKGAYGAVYRVEPVGESGAEPCALKLALHPVDPRFEREVELLTRLRHHPNVPHLRERGLWAHPVGLFPFIVMEWVQGVPLYDWAQARTRSSRQVLRVLAQVARALEATHGVDGVHRDVKGANILVGPEDDRARLLDFGAGDFQGAPTLTREVLPPGTPRYRSPEAQRFQWLYWRQRGAHYEPGPADDVYALGVTAYRLVTGSYPPPGVDPEAAVGGTLVPSPGWVPPEEVVTVCPELAGLIRRMLSEEPSTRGSAAELAQALEEAAKTAGRAADLPLTQRSTRTTASRRPTSAWLAACVVAVVCVSGWWTSRQQPVGEVTRDGGVEDASTSDLAKDALTVSAHVKQPESTWDVLALEMPEKPMPGQARPPCKKHELEINGGCWVEPKESKPPCREREHEWKGVCYYAVLALPLPATSQPKSPGKR comes from the coding sequence ATGGCAACACAGCGGACCTTTCTGGCGTGGGAGCCGGGCTGCCTTCCACCAGGGGTGGAGATCGGAGCCTGGCGGGTGCTGGAGCTGCGCGGGAAGGGCGCCTACGGAGCCGTCTACCGCGTCGAGCCCGTGGGCGAGAGCGGCGCCGAACCGTGTGCCCTGAAGCTGGCCCTGCATCCGGTGGATCCGCGCTTCGAGCGCGAGGTGGAGCTGCTCACGCGTCTCCGCCATCACCCGAACGTGCCGCACCTGCGGGAGCGTGGGCTGTGGGCTCACCCCGTCGGTCTGTTCCCGTTCATCGTCATGGAGTGGGTACAGGGCGTGCCGCTGTATGATTGGGCGCAAGCGCGCACGCGCAGCTCGCGGCAGGTGCTGCGCGTGCTGGCCCAGGTGGCCCGGGCACTGGAGGCCACGCATGGAGTGGACGGCGTGCATCGAGACGTGAAGGGAGCCAACATCCTGGTGGGGCCCGAGGACGACCGGGCGAGGCTCCTGGACTTCGGAGCGGGAGACTTCCAGGGAGCGCCCACGCTCACGCGGGAGGTGCTGCCTCCTGGCACCCCTCGGTACCGCAGCCCCGAGGCGCAACGCTTCCAGTGGCTCTATTGGCGCCAGCGTGGAGCCCACTACGAGCCGGGCCCGGCGGATGACGTGTACGCGCTGGGTGTAACGGCCTACCGTCTCGTGACGGGCAGCTATCCGCCACCCGGCGTGGACCCCGAGGCGGCGGTAGGTGGCACGCTCGTTCCGAGTCCCGGGTGGGTGCCTCCCGAGGAGGTAGTGACGGTCTGCCCGGAGCTGGCGGGCCTCATCCGCCGGATGCTCTCCGAGGAGCCCTCTACGCGAGGCAGCGCGGCGGAGCTGGCGCAGGCGCTCGAGGAGGCAGCGAAGACAGCGGGGCGCGCGGCGGACCTCCCCCTCACCCAGCGCTCTACTCGAACAACCGCTTCGCGGCGGCCCACGAGTGCATGGCTAGCGGCATGCGTTGTCGCCGTCGTCTGCGTCAGTGGATGGTGGACCTCACGACAGCAGCCCGTGGGGGAAGTGACGCGGGATGGCGGCGTGGAGGATGCCAGCACCTCGGACCTCGCGAAGGATGCGCTCACGGTCAGTGCTCATGTGAAGCAGCCCGAATCCACTTGGGACGTGCTCGCGCTGGAGATGCCGGAGAAGCCCATGCCAGGGCAGGCACGGCCTCCGTGCAAGAAACACGAGTTGGAGATCAACGGGGGTTGCTGGGTAGAGCCGAAAGAGTCGAAGCCCCCTTGCAGAGAGCGGGAGCACGAGTGGAAAGGCGTCTGCTACTACGCGGTCCTCGCGCTGCCTCTTCCCGCGACCTCGCAGCCGAAGTCGCCAGGAAAGCGTTAA
- a CDS encoding type 1 glutamine amidotransferase domain-containing protein produces the protein MARIMFIVASDFEDSEFRVPYDQVQQAGHEAVIVGVEAGKKLKGKKGKETITADRAAQEVSADDFDALVIPGGYSPDHLRMDSDMVDLVRAFFEADKPVAAICHAGWMLAEADIVDGRTVTSWPSIKTDLLNAGANWVDREVVEDGNLITSRKPDDLKSFCAALLRQLDQGIAPPLSAGAGMAEEESPSLH, from the coding sequence ATGGCTCGAATCATGTTCATCGTGGCTTCGGACTTCGAGGATTCGGAGTTCCGCGTTCCGTACGACCAGGTGCAGCAGGCGGGCCACGAGGCGGTCATCGTCGGGGTGGAGGCGGGCAAGAAGCTCAAGGGCAAGAAGGGCAAGGAGACCATCACCGCCGACCGCGCCGCCCAGGAGGTGTCCGCCGACGACTTCGACGCGCTGGTCATTCCGGGCGGCTACTCCCCCGACCACTTGCGGATGGACTCGGACATGGTCGATTTGGTGCGAGCCTTCTTCGAGGCGGACAAGCCCGTCGCCGCCATCTGCCACGCGGGCTGGATGCTCGCCGAGGCGGACATCGTGGACGGGCGCACCGTCACCTCGTGGCCCTCCATCAAGACCGACCTCCTCAACGCCGGCGCCAACTGGGTGGACCGCGAGGTGGTGGAGGACGGCAACCTCATCACTTCTCGCAAGCCGGACGATCTGAAGTCCTTCTGCGCCGCCCTGCTGCGCCAGTTGGACCAGGGCATCGCCCCGCCGCTCTCGGCGGGGGCTGGGATGGCAGAGGAGGAGTCGCCCTCCCTGCACTGA
- a CDS encoding alpha/beta fold hydrolase: protein MSAPLQLDDWGGTGPVLHLAHANGFPPGSYRKLIELLKPRYRVFTLRSRCLVPGTDPQTLRTWDDMADELVHALRAQGLEGIIGVGHSMGGVSTLLASVKEPRLFRAVVALDPVLITGPRLLALHVLTVLGLRGRIPPANLARRRRESWNSREEAATSYRKKPLFQRFDPECFQDYITHGLTEAPGGGLRLTIPRDWEARIFETSPRAVWRKLRSVPVPALVMRGGDTDTLTPEALERVRRTLPGVRTEELPGTTHLFPLEQPEECVRRILAFLATLRD, encoded by the coding sequence ATGAGCGCCCCCCTGCAACTGGATGATTGGGGCGGCACCGGCCCGGTGCTGCACCTCGCCCACGCCAACGGATTCCCGCCCGGCAGCTACCGCAAGCTCATCGAGTTGCTGAAGCCACGCTACCGAGTCTTCACCCTCCGCAGCCGCTGCCTCGTGCCGGGAACGGATCCGCAAACCCTGCGGACCTGGGATGACATGGCTGACGAGCTGGTCCACGCCCTGCGCGCCCAGGGCCTGGAGGGCATCATCGGCGTGGGCCACAGCATGGGCGGCGTATCCACCCTGCTCGCCTCGGTGAAGGAGCCACGACTCTTCCGAGCCGTGGTGGCGTTGGACCCGGTGCTCATCACGGGCCCGCGCCTGCTGGCGCTCCACGTGCTGACGGTGCTCGGGCTGCGCGGTCGGATTCCTCCCGCGAACCTGGCCCGGCGGCGCCGCGAGTCCTGGAACTCGCGCGAAGAAGCGGCCACGAGCTACCGCAAGAAGCCGCTCTTCCAGCGCTTCGATCCCGAGTGCTTCCAGGACTACATCACCCACGGGCTCACCGAAGCACCGGGCGGCGGCCTGCGCCTGACCATTCCCAGGGATTGGGAGGCCCGCATCTTCGAGACATCGCCGCGCGCCGTCTGGCGCAAGCTGCGTTCGGTGCCGGTGCCAGCGCTGGTGATGCGCGGAGGCGACACGGACACGCTCACCCCGGAGGCCCTGGAACGCGTGCGCCGCACCCTGCCGGGCGTCCGCACCGAAGAGCTTCCCGGCACCACCCACCTCTTCCCGCTAGAGCAGCCAGAAGAGTGCGTCCGGCGCATCCTCGCGTTCCTCGCGACGCTGCGAGATTAG